In Onychostoma macrolepis isolate SWU-2019 chromosome 12, ASM1243209v1, whole genome shotgun sequence, a single window of DNA contains:
- the aatkb gene encoding serine/threonine-protein kinase LMTK1 isoform X2, which yields MLACLCCKRGDIGFKEFENAEGEEYPADMSMPASPASHTGPDVYILPLTEVSLPVAKQPGRSVQLLRSTDLGRHSLLYIKEIGHGWFGKVLLGEVHSGLSSTQVVVKELKASASVQDQMHFLEEARPYRSLQHPALVQCLAQCTEITPYLVVMEFCPLGDVKGYLRSCRATDSMTPDPLLLQRMACEITSGLLHLHKNNFTHSDLALRNCLLTSDIKVKIGDYGLAHNKYKDDYFVTSDQTWIPLRWIAPELVDEVHGNLLVVDQTKESNIWSLGVTIWELFELGNQPYRHYSDRQVLSYAVKDQQLKLPKPLLKYPLSDRWYEVMQFCWLQPDQRPNAEEVHLLLSYLCAKGASEAEEDFERRWNSMRPNTSHANVLGAGAGALAIDMPMSSTTSSFPLLEQFPSGDGYHSESGDDILTVTETSHGLNFEYKWEQARAEQHYHSSSTSGTLGQGNPHCQEVYYPPGGIVGGCAVEGLALGVSPSYYESKQIHTPGVVPVLSAHSPSVSNEYYIRIEEPVQSNIDMNFTLCAYSPEFGGSNGSFLTGSGDSRECMNCPPEAKPDIYWSADIHKSSAYDSDTSPSMSLTMEPLLGHGSPLRAWESGHYVSYKDRDGGYYYEPSPPKIMDCYLIRDPTEPPQESWGSRSLRQALGELEEPLGVSPSLGSPPQGYADPYLENIQGSIIGKNVTGGYYDMMGSLRKTMPGSHSVCIDMASGGAMFVGRDDSESEEEEDIFVERRARSWSTSNPANTNTRTLRQRQGSCIQDSYADFHYTMPMTDVEDAWPEEQTLPYHMAKPVDYLEATVKSNTCLVHGRHVPSNPSPECSSYVHMCHEPREAEVYPVPCCQALSSSHFVDPLTGTLVRNCFMIDCIPGKPMTLPKKDQHLGQAPLSAGHIVSKIESSREGVKQFDVSQQYVDIAVGETNLKQEKSLHEDASLMDPKTEIIAITPPLEKSQAELPKNSEPESDLSKTADSGVDHGCSSISLVEIDDCSDDDITDVTSGIFGDFTVEVETVDYINPTFKSLQKQVGTPDSIDIPSTACSSETLSPASIHPSSSPKTVDSGYDTENNESPEFVLKEPHELQDSKVFIQPLGKVTSGSNFEQEIIRAEDEKLEDNVDSLMALTTSESSDGELKALSEKTPYRDSAYFSDYDAGKDKESEEDINELEDQKDGPEEITDKEELLPPKKEADEDEYLLPSTKESEKSSEHSHDATSNVPSKINEVMSGCDTLSSVSLSSPDNEVSTIKDHFGDDENLGVDSDLSAELVPSEFEGSNSDALLGPDVKQEESFKQVGSEDSPSLDQVTSEGDVADTNIPEVLIDENEEGVVKDVSCIILSEEKLASQKETAERNISPTHEGLESRSKDCEGGGRKRSSTRSGSPPPPLEGRVSPTDGDEADEEDGDSEDSDESDEELRTYSIQEQSEESEDEILTVPIIVSDCSDAHKLRSLLKIPTLLSDSLSDEMENKKKVVSFFDDVTVFLFDQESPTRELADESFPLGEESSKPSAKGKAPNQQEKINVSDDSSDGNISEESAGFEWEDDFPLLPLPTSSKGSPPDITPKPSLLSGSNKPVAQVSRFTVSPSSVSRFSITHVSDSDMDSAGGSSEDGERE from the exons TCCAGCTCCTGAGATCCACGGATCTTGGCCGCCACAGTTTGCTTTATATAAAGGAGATTGGACATGGCTGGTTTGGCAAG GTATTGTTGGGGGAGGTTCACTCCGGTCTCAGCAGTACCCAGGTGGTGGTGAAGGAACTAAAGGCCAGTGCCAGCGTGCAGGACCAGATGCACTTTCTGGAAGAGGCTCGGCCATACCG GTCTCTCCAGCATCCGGCTCTAGTGCAATGCCTCGCTCAGTGCACAGAGATCACACCCTACTTAGTGGTCATGGAGTTCTGCCCACTG GGTGATGTTAAAGGTTACCTACGCAGCTGCCGGGCAACAGATTCCATGACCCCTGACCCCTTACTACTTCAGAGGATGGCGTGTGAGATCACTTCAGGCCTGCTTCACCTTCACAAAAACAACTTCACCCATAG TGATCTGGCTTTAAGAAACTGCCTGCTAACATCAGACATAAAAGTTAAGATTGGAGACTATGGACTAGCACACAACAAGTACAAG GATGACTACTTTGTGACATCAGACCAGACCTGGATTCCCTTACGCTGGATTGCCCCTGAACTGGTTGATGAGGTTCATGGTAACTTACTGGTGGTGGACCAAACCAAGGAAAGCAACATCTG GTCACTCGGTGTAACAATCTGGGAGCTGTTTGAGCTGGGGAATCAGCCGTACCGCCATTATTCAGACCGACAGGTTCTCAGTTATGCTGTTAAGGACCAGCAATTGAAGCTGCCCAAGCCACTTCTTAAGTACCCTCTTTCTGACCGCTG GTATGAAGTAATGCAGTTCTGTTGGCTTCAGCCTGATCAGAGGCCCAATGCAGAAGAAGTTCATCTGCTGCTTAGTTACCTATGCGCCAAAGGAGCCAGTGAGGCAGAGGAAGACTTTGAGAGGCGCTGGAACTCCATGAGACCAAACACAAGCCATGCTAATGTCCTTGGAGCAGGTGCAGGTGCACTAGCAATCGACATGCCCATGTCATCCACCACTTCCTCATTCCCCCTACTGGAACAGTTCCCCTCTGGAGATGGCTACCATTCAGAATCTGGAGATGACATCTTAACGGTTACTGAAACCAGCCATGGCCTCAACTTTGAGTACAAGTGGGAGCAGGCACGGGCTGAACAACACTACCATTCTTCATCCACCTCAGGCACTTTGGGTCAAGGCAATCCCCATTGTCAGGAGGTCTACTACCCTCCAGGTGGAATAGTGGGGGGCTGTGCTGTTGAAGGACTCGCCCTAGGGGTTTCTCCTTCATATTATGAGTCCAAACAAATACACACCCCAGGTGTGGTACCAGTCCTGAGTGCTCACAGTCCATCAGTGAGTAATGAGTACTACATTCGCATTGAGGAGCCAGTACAAAGCAATATTGATATGAACTTCACCCTGTGTGCTTACAGCCCAGAGTTTGGGGGCAGCAATGGAAGCTTTCTAACAGGTAGTGGAGACTCTAGAGAGTGTATGAACTGTCCCCCTGAAGCTAAACCAGACATTTATTGGTCAGCGGATATCCACAAAAGCAGTGCCTATGATTCCGACACCAGTCCTTCTATGTCTCTAACTATGGAGCCGCTTTTGGGCCATGGTAGCCCTCTTAGAGCATGGGAGTCTGGTCACTATGTCTCATACAAAGACAGGGATGGAGGTTACTACTATGAACCATCACCTCCTAAGATCATGGACTGCTACCTGATACGAGACCCAACAGAGCCTCCACAAGAGAGCTGGGGGTCTCGAAGCTTAAGACAGGCACTTGGGGAACTAGAGGAGCCTTTAGGTGTCTCACCATCACTTGGAAGTCCTCCACAAGGCTATGCTGATCCTTACTTGGAGAACATCCAAGGCTCCATTATAGGAAAGAACGTTACGGGAGGATATTATGATATGATGGGCTCTTTGAGGAAGACTATGCCAGGTAGCCACTCAGTTTGTATTGACATGGCGTCAGGTGGTGCCATGTTTGTAGGACGAGATGACAGCGAATCTGAGGAAGAGGAAGACATCTTTGTGGAAAGGCGAGCAAGAAGCTGGTCCACCAGCAATCCAGCAAATACAAACACAAGGACCTTGCGTCAAAGGCAGGGGTCTTGTATCCAAGATTCGTATGCAGATTTCCACTACACTATGCCGATGACTGATGTTGAAGATGCATGGCCAGAAGAGCAGACCCTGCCGTACCATATGGCCAAACCTGTTGACTACTTAGAGGCAACAGTCAAAAGCAACACTTGCCTGGTGCATGGAAGACATGTACCTTCAAACCCTTCACCCGAGTGCAGCTCGTATGTCCATATGTGCCATGAACCCAGAGAGGCTGAAGTATATCCCGTGCCGTGTTGTCAAGCTTTGAGCAGTTCACATTTTGTAGATCCTCTAACAGGAACACTTGTGAGGAACTGCTTCATGATCGACTGTATTCCAGGGAAACCCATGACATTGCCCAAAAAAGACCAACATCTAGGCCAAGCACCTTTATCTGCTGGACATATAGTTTCCAAAATAGAGTCATCAAGGGAAGGTGTCAAACAATTTGATGTCTCACAGCAGTATGTGGATATTGCGGTAGGAGAAACAAACTTGAAGCAAGAAAAGTCTTTGCATGAAGATGCATCTCTAATGGATCCCAAAACTGAAATTATTGCCATCACTCCACCATTGGAGAAATCCCAAGCAGAGTTACCTAAGAACTCAGAGCCAGAGTCAGACTTAAGTAAGACAGCGGACAGTGGTGTGGACCATGGATGCTCTAGTATCAGTCTGGTGGAGATTGATGACTGCAgcgatgatgacatcactgacgTAACCTCAGGGATTTTTGGTGACTTCACCGTTGAAGTGGAAACTGTTGACTACATCAATCCAACATTCAAGTCATTACAAAAGCAGGTTGGTACCCCAGACTCCATTGACATACCATCTACAGCATGTTCCAGCGAGACACTCAGTCCTGCCTCCATCCATCCGTCAAGCTCTCCCAAGACAGTGGACAGTGGCTATGACACCGAAAACAATGAATCTCCAGAGTTTGTCCTAAAGGAACCCCATGAGCTACAAGATTCTAAGGTTTTCATTCAACCCTTGGGAAAAGTCACATCTGGGTCTAACTTTGAACAAGAGATTATAAGGGCAGAGGATGAGAAGTTAGAGGACAATGTTGATTCTCTAATGGCATTGACCACATCTGAGAGCAGTGATGGAGAGCTGAAAGCGCTGAGTGAGAAAACTCCATACAGAGATTCGGCCTACTTCTCTGACTATGATGCCGGGAAAGATAAAGAAAGCGAAGAGGACATCAATGAACTCGAAGATCAGAAAGATGGACCAGAGGAAATTACAGATAAAGAGGAGCTACTTCCTCCAAAAAAGGAAGCAGATGAAGATGAATATCTTTTACCATCTACAAAGGAAAGTGAAAAATCTTCTGAACACTCTCATGATGCAACTTCAAATGTTCCATCAAAGATCAATGAAGTTATGTCTGGTTGTGACACACTCAGTAGCGTGTCTCTCTCATCTCCTGATAATGAAGTGTCTACCATAAAAGATCATTTTGGTGATGATGAAAATCTTGGTGTAGATTCAGATCTTTCTGCAGAACTTGTACCATCGGAATTTGAAGGATCTAATTCAGATGCTTTGCTTGGTCCCGATGTAAAGCAAGAGGAATCTTTCAAACAAGTAGGCAGTGAAGATAGTCCGTCTCTCGACCAAGTCACTTCTGAGGGTGATGTTGCAGACACCAATATTCCAGAGGTCCTTATTGATGAGAATGAAGAGGGCGTAGTCAAAGATGTGAGCTGTATCATTTTGTCCGAAGAGAAACTAGCATCTCAGAAGGAAACAGCAGAAAGGAACATTTCCCCTACACATGAGGGACTGGAATCCAGGAGTAAGGACTGTGAAGGAGGAGGACGCAAAAGAAGCTCCACACGTTCTGGTTCTCCTCCCCCTCCACTAGAAGGACGGGTATCTCCCACAGATGGAGATGAGGCAGATGAGGAAGATGGCGACTCTGAGGATAGCGATGAGTCCGATGAGGAGCTGCGCACATACAGTATCCAGGAGCAGAGCGAAGAAAGCGAGGACGAGATCTTGACCGTACCTATCATTGTGAGCGACTGCAGTGATGCGCACAAACTCAGAAGTCTGCTTAAGATACCAACGCTGCTCAGTGATTCACTGTCTGACGAAATGGAGAACAAAAAGAAAGTGGTGTCTTTCTTCGATGATGTCACCGTCTTTCTGTTTGACCAG GAAAGCCCAACCAGAGAGCTGGCAGATGAAAGTTTTCCCTTGGGTGAAGAGTCAAGCAAACCGAGTGCAAAGGGTAAAGCACCAAACCAGCAGGAAAAGATCAATGTCTCCGATGACTCTTCTGATGGAAACATCTCAGAAGAGA GTGCAGGGTTTGAATGGGAGGATGATTTCCCATTGTTGCCCCTTCCCACATCTTCTAAGGGGTCTCCACCGGACATCACTCCAAAGCCGAGCCTACTGAGTGGCAGTAATAAACCTGTGGCACAGGTCTCCCGTTTTACCGTTTCTCCATCCAGTGTGTCACGTTTCTCAATCACACATGTCTCGGATTCAGATATGGATTCTGCAGGAG GGAGCAGTGAAGATGGGGAAAGAGAGTGA
- the aatkb gene encoding serine/threonine-protein kinase LMTK1 isoform X3 — MSMPASPASHTGPDVYILPLTEVSLPVAKQPGRSVQLLRSTDLGRHSLLYIKEIGHGWFGKVLLGEVHSGLSSTQVVVKELKASASVQDQMHFLEEARPYRSLQHPALVQCLAQCTEITPYLVVMEFCPLGDVKGYLRSCRATDSMTPDPLLLQRMACEITSGLLHLHKNNFTHSDLALRNCLLTSDIKVKIGDYGLAHNKYKDDYFVTSDQTWIPLRWIAPELVDEVHGNLLVVDQTKESNIWSLGVTIWELFELGNQPYRHYSDRQVLSYAVKDQQLKLPKPLLKYPLSDRWYEVMQFCWLQPDQRPNAEEVHLLLSYLCAKGASEAEEDFERRWNSMRPNTSHANVLGAGAGALAIDMPMSSTTSSFPLLEQFPSGDGYHSESGDDILTVTETSHGLNFEYKWEQARAEQHYHSSSTSGTLGQGNPHCQEVYYPPGGIVGGCAVEGLALGVSPSYYESKQIHTPGVVPVLSAHSPSVSNEYYIRIEEPVQSNIDMNFTLCAYSPEFGGSNGSFLTGSGDSRECMNCPPEAKPDIYWSADIHKSSAYDSDTSPSMSLTMEPLLGHGSPLRAWESGHYVSYKDRDGGYYYEPSPPKIMDCYLIRDPTEPPQESWGSRSLRQALGELEEPLGVSPSLGSPPQGYADPYLENIQGSIIGKNVTGGYYDMMGSLRKTMPGSHSVCIDMASGGAMFVGRDDSESEEEEDIFVERRARSWSTSNPANTNTRTLRQRQGSCIQDSYADFHYTMPMTDVEDAWPEEQTLPYHMAKPVDYLEATVKSNTCLVHGRHVPSNPSPECSSYVHMCHEPREAEVYPVPCCQALSSSHFVDPLTGTLVRNCFMIDCIPGKPMTLPKKDQHLGQAPLSAGHIVSKIESSREGVKQFDVSQQYVDIAVGETNLKQEKSLHEDASLMDPKTEIIAITPPLEKSQAELPKNSEPESDLSKTADSGVDHGCSSISLVEIDDCSDDDITDVTSGIFGDFTVEVETVDYINPTFKSLQKQVGTPDSIDIPSTACSSETLSPASIHPSSSPKTVDSGYDTENNESPEFVLKEPHELQDSKVFIQPLGKVTSGSNFEQEIIRAEDEKLEDNVDSLMALTTSESSDGELKALSEKTPYRDSAYFSDYDAGKDKESEEDINELEDQKDGPEEITDKEELLPPKKEADEDEYLLPSTKESEKSSEHSHDATSNVPSKINEVMSGCDTLSSVSLSSPDNEVSTIKDHFGDDENLGVDSDLSAELVPSEFEGSNSDALLGPDVKQEESFKQVGSEDSPSLDQVTSEGDVADTNIPEVLIDENEEGVVKDVSCIILSEEKLASQKETAERNISPTHEGLESRSKDCEGGGRKRSSTRSGSPPPPLEGRVSPTDGDEADEEDGDSEDSDESDEELRTYSIQEQSEESEDEILTVPIIVSDCSDAHKLRSLLKIPTLLSDSLSDEMENKKKVVSFFDDVTVFLFDQESPTRELADESFPLGEESSKPSAKGKAPNQQEKINVSDDSSDGNISEESAGFEWEDDFPLLPLPTSSKGSPPDITPKPSLLSGSNKPVAQVSRFTVSPSSVSRFSITHVSDSDMDSAGGSSEDGERE; from the exons TCCAGCTCCTGAGATCCACGGATCTTGGCCGCCACAGTTTGCTTTATATAAAGGAGATTGGACATGGCTGGTTTGGCAAG GTATTGTTGGGGGAGGTTCACTCCGGTCTCAGCAGTACCCAGGTGGTGGTGAAGGAACTAAAGGCCAGTGCCAGCGTGCAGGACCAGATGCACTTTCTGGAAGAGGCTCGGCCATACCG GTCTCTCCAGCATCCGGCTCTAGTGCAATGCCTCGCTCAGTGCACAGAGATCACACCCTACTTAGTGGTCATGGAGTTCTGCCCACTG GGTGATGTTAAAGGTTACCTACGCAGCTGCCGGGCAACAGATTCCATGACCCCTGACCCCTTACTACTTCAGAGGATGGCGTGTGAGATCACTTCAGGCCTGCTTCACCTTCACAAAAACAACTTCACCCATAG TGATCTGGCTTTAAGAAACTGCCTGCTAACATCAGACATAAAAGTTAAGATTGGAGACTATGGACTAGCACACAACAAGTACAAG GATGACTACTTTGTGACATCAGACCAGACCTGGATTCCCTTACGCTGGATTGCCCCTGAACTGGTTGATGAGGTTCATGGTAACTTACTGGTGGTGGACCAAACCAAGGAAAGCAACATCTG GTCACTCGGTGTAACAATCTGGGAGCTGTTTGAGCTGGGGAATCAGCCGTACCGCCATTATTCAGACCGACAGGTTCTCAGTTATGCTGTTAAGGACCAGCAATTGAAGCTGCCCAAGCCACTTCTTAAGTACCCTCTTTCTGACCGCTG GTATGAAGTAATGCAGTTCTGTTGGCTTCAGCCTGATCAGAGGCCCAATGCAGAAGAAGTTCATCTGCTGCTTAGTTACCTATGCGCCAAAGGAGCCAGTGAGGCAGAGGAAGACTTTGAGAGGCGCTGGAACTCCATGAGACCAAACACAAGCCATGCTAATGTCCTTGGAGCAGGTGCAGGTGCACTAGCAATCGACATGCCCATGTCATCCACCACTTCCTCATTCCCCCTACTGGAACAGTTCCCCTCTGGAGATGGCTACCATTCAGAATCTGGAGATGACATCTTAACGGTTACTGAAACCAGCCATGGCCTCAACTTTGAGTACAAGTGGGAGCAGGCACGGGCTGAACAACACTACCATTCTTCATCCACCTCAGGCACTTTGGGTCAAGGCAATCCCCATTGTCAGGAGGTCTACTACCCTCCAGGTGGAATAGTGGGGGGCTGTGCTGTTGAAGGACTCGCCCTAGGGGTTTCTCCTTCATATTATGAGTCCAAACAAATACACACCCCAGGTGTGGTACCAGTCCTGAGTGCTCACAGTCCATCAGTGAGTAATGAGTACTACATTCGCATTGAGGAGCCAGTACAAAGCAATATTGATATGAACTTCACCCTGTGTGCTTACAGCCCAGAGTTTGGGGGCAGCAATGGAAGCTTTCTAACAGGTAGTGGAGACTCTAGAGAGTGTATGAACTGTCCCCCTGAAGCTAAACCAGACATTTATTGGTCAGCGGATATCCACAAAAGCAGTGCCTATGATTCCGACACCAGTCCTTCTATGTCTCTAACTATGGAGCCGCTTTTGGGCCATGGTAGCCCTCTTAGAGCATGGGAGTCTGGTCACTATGTCTCATACAAAGACAGGGATGGAGGTTACTACTATGAACCATCACCTCCTAAGATCATGGACTGCTACCTGATACGAGACCCAACAGAGCCTCCACAAGAGAGCTGGGGGTCTCGAAGCTTAAGACAGGCACTTGGGGAACTAGAGGAGCCTTTAGGTGTCTCACCATCACTTGGAAGTCCTCCACAAGGCTATGCTGATCCTTACTTGGAGAACATCCAAGGCTCCATTATAGGAAAGAACGTTACGGGAGGATATTATGATATGATGGGCTCTTTGAGGAAGACTATGCCAGGTAGCCACTCAGTTTGTATTGACATGGCGTCAGGTGGTGCCATGTTTGTAGGACGAGATGACAGCGAATCTGAGGAAGAGGAAGACATCTTTGTGGAAAGGCGAGCAAGAAGCTGGTCCACCAGCAATCCAGCAAATACAAACACAAGGACCTTGCGTCAAAGGCAGGGGTCTTGTATCCAAGATTCGTATGCAGATTTCCACTACACTATGCCGATGACTGATGTTGAAGATGCATGGCCAGAAGAGCAGACCCTGCCGTACCATATGGCCAAACCTGTTGACTACTTAGAGGCAACAGTCAAAAGCAACACTTGCCTGGTGCATGGAAGACATGTACCTTCAAACCCTTCACCCGAGTGCAGCTCGTATGTCCATATGTGCCATGAACCCAGAGAGGCTGAAGTATATCCCGTGCCGTGTTGTCAAGCTTTGAGCAGTTCACATTTTGTAGATCCTCTAACAGGAACACTTGTGAGGAACTGCTTCATGATCGACTGTATTCCAGGGAAACCCATGACATTGCCCAAAAAAGACCAACATCTAGGCCAAGCACCTTTATCTGCTGGACATATAGTTTCCAAAATAGAGTCATCAAGGGAAGGTGTCAAACAATTTGATGTCTCACAGCAGTATGTGGATATTGCGGTAGGAGAAACAAACTTGAAGCAAGAAAAGTCTTTGCATGAAGATGCATCTCTAATGGATCCCAAAACTGAAATTATTGCCATCACTCCACCATTGGAGAAATCCCAAGCAGAGTTACCTAAGAACTCAGAGCCAGAGTCAGACTTAAGTAAGACAGCGGACAGTGGTGTGGACCATGGATGCTCTAGTATCAGTCTGGTGGAGATTGATGACTGCAgcgatgatgacatcactgacgTAACCTCAGGGATTTTTGGTGACTTCACCGTTGAAGTGGAAACTGTTGACTACATCAATCCAACATTCAAGTCATTACAAAAGCAGGTTGGTACCCCAGACTCCATTGACATACCATCTACAGCATGTTCCAGCGAGACACTCAGTCCTGCCTCCATCCATCCGTCAAGCTCTCCCAAGACAGTGGACAGTGGCTATGACACCGAAAACAATGAATCTCCAGAGTTTGTCCTAAAGGAACCCCATGAGCTACAAGATTCTAAGGTTTTCATTCAACCCTTGGGAAAAGTCACATCTGGGTCTAACTTTGAACAAGAGATTATAAGGGCAGAGGATGAGAAGTTAGAGGACAATGTTGATTCTCTAATGGCATTGACCACATCTGAGAGCAGTGATGGAGAGCTGAAAGCGCTGAGTGAGAAAACTCCATACAGAGATTCGGCCTACTTCTCTGACTATGATGCCGGGAAAGATAAAGAAAGCGAAGAGGACATCAATGAACTCGAAGATCAGAAAGATGGACCAGAGGAAATTACAGATAAAGAGGAGCTACTTCCTCCAAAAAAGGAAGCAGATGAAGATGAATATCTTTTACCATCTACAAAGGAAAGTGAAAAATCTTCTGAACACTCTCATGATGCAACTTCAAATGTTCCATCAAAGATCAATGAAGTTATGTCTGGTTGTGACACACTCAGTAGCGTGTCTCTCTCATCTCCTGATAATGAAGTGTCTACCATAAAAGATCATTTTGGTGATGATGAAAATCTTGGTGTAGATTCAGATCTTTCTGCAGAACTTGTACCATCGGAATTTGAAGGATCTAATTCAGATGCTTTGCTTGGTCCCGATGTAAAGCAAGAGGAATCTTTCAAACAAGTAGGCAGTGAAGATAGTCCGTCTCTCGACCAAGTCACTTCTGAGGGTGATGTTGCAGACACCAATATTCCAGAGGTCCTTATTGATGAGAATGAAGAGGGCGTAGTCAAAGATGTGAGCTGTATCATTTTGTCCGAAGAGAAACTAGCATCTCAGAAGGAAACAGCAGAAAGGAACATTTCCCCTACACATGAGGGACTGGAATCCAGGAGTAAGGACTGTGAAGGAGGAGGACGCAAAAGAAGCTCCACACGTTCTGGTTCTCCTCCCCCTCCACTAGAAGGACGGGTATCTCCCACAGATGGAGATGAGGCAGATGAGGAAGATGGCGACTCTGAGGATAGCGATGAGTCCGATGAGGAGCTGCGCACATACAGTATCCAGGAGCAGAGCGAAGAAAGCGAGGACGAGATCTTGACCGTACCTATCATTGTGAGCGACTGCAGTGATGCGCACAAACTCAGAAGTCTGCTTAAGATACCAACGCTGCTCAGTGATTCACTGTCTGACGAAATGGAGAACAAAAAGAAAGTGGTGTCTTTCTTCGATGATGTCACCGTCTTTCTGTTTGACCAG GAAAGCCCAACCAGAGAGCTGGCAGATGAAAGTTTTCCCTTGGGTGAAGAGTCAAGCAAACCGAGTGCAAAGGGTAAAGCACCAAACCAGCAGGAAAAGATCAATGTCTCCGATGACTCTTCTGATGGAAACATCTCAGAAGAGA GTGCAGGGTTTGAATGGGAGGATGATTTCCCATTGTTGCCCCTTCCCACATCTTCTAAGGGGTCTCCACCGGACATCACTCCAAAGCCGAGCCTACTGAGTGGCAGTAATAAACCTGTGGCACAGGTCTCCCGTTTTACCGTTTCTCCATCCAGTGTGTCACGTTTCTCAATCACACATGTCTCGGATTCAGATATGGATTCTGCAGGAG GGAGCAGTGAAGATGGGGAAAGAGAGTGA